A section of the Methanocaldococcus sp. FS406-22 genome encodes:
- a CDS encoding PRC-barrel domain-containing protein, giving the protein MAIRVSDILDKPIYTTTAIYVGKVYDVMLDLNKGVISGIIVSDIQNGCLKDYVTDPSKKVVLPFNLITAIGNIILVKPPADSGYGFLKK; this is encoded by the coding sequence ATGGCAATTAGAGTTAGTGACATTTTAGATAAACCAATATACACAACGACAGCCATATACGTTGGGAAGGTCTATGATGTAATGCTCGATTTGAATAAAGGGGTTATCAGTGGAATAATTGTCTCAGACATTCAAAATGGATGCCTAAAAGATTATGTTACCGACCCTTCTAAGAAAGTTGTTTTACCATTCAATTTAATCACAGCCATAGGGAATATAATATTGGTCAAACCACCTGCAGATTCTGGTTATGGATTTTTAAAGAAATAA
- a CDS encoding aspartate dehydrogenase, with protein MLKIGIVGCGAIGSFISKKVLDGTIKNAKISAVYDRNLDKAGKLSEMTGAKICGSVDELVKEDLDLVVEAASIKAVEEIAEKSLINNKDVLIMSVGALADKELFLKLKNLAKSVGKKIYIPSGAIGGLDAIKALRLGEIGEVVLKTTKPVAALEDALKNLGYKVDEIKEPVVVFEGDVFDAIKKFPANINVAVTLSLATEFPAKVVIVADPNAKLNRHEILVKSSIGTLKVCVENVPFEENPRTSALAAYSAVRLIRDLADPIKIGV; from the coding sequence ATGCTTAAAATTGGTATTGTTGGCTGTGGAGCTATTGGCAGTTTTATTTCAAAAAAGGTTTTAGATGGCACTATAAAAAATGCTAAAATCTCTGCTGTCTATGATAGAAATTTAGATAAAGCTGGAAAACTATCTGAGATGACTGGAGCTAAGATTTGTGGTAGTGTAGATGAGTTGGTTAAAGAGGATTTGGATTTAGTTGTTGAGGCAGCATCAATAAAGGCAGTTGAAGAAATTGCAGAAAAATCTTTAATAAACAATAAAGATGTTTTAATAATGAGTGTTGGAGCATTAGCAGATAAAGAGCTGTTTTTAAAATTAAAAAACTTAGCTAAGAGTGTTGGAAAGAAAATTTATATTCCATCTGGAGCTATTGGTGGCTTAGATGCCATAAAAGCTCTGAGATTGGGAGAGATAGGAGAGGTTGTTTTAAAAACTACAAAACCAGTTGCTGCCTTAGAGGATGCCTTAAAAAATCTTGGTTATAAGGTAGATGAGATAAAAGAGCCAGTTGTAGTTTTTGAAGGAGATGTTTTTGATGCAATAAAGAAATTTCCAGCAAATATAAACGTTGCAGTTACTTTATCATTGGCTACAGAGTTTCCAGCAAAGGTTGTTATTGTTGCAGACCCAAATGCAAAGCTAAACAGGCATGAGATATTAGTTAAAAGCTCTATAGGAACTTTAAAGGTTTGTGTGGAAAATGTTCCATTTGAAGAAAATCCAAGGACTTCTGCATTAGCTGCCTATTCTGCCGTTAGATTGATTAGAGATTTGGCTGATCCTATAAAGATAGGTGTCTAA
- the coaBC gene encoding bifunctional phosphopantothenoylcysteine decarboxylase/phosphopantothenate--cysteine ligase CoaBC, which translates to MHPTKLLKGTKSKLLEGKKILVAVTSSIAAIETPKLLRELIRHGAEVYCIITEETKKIIGKDALKFGCGNEVYEEITGDIEHILLYNECDCLLIYPATANIISKINLGIADNIVNTTALMFFGNKPIIIVPAMHENMFNAIKRHIDELKEKDNIYVISPKFEEGKAKVASIEDVVKAVIDIIGNNLKKEGNRVLILNGGTVEFIDKVRVITNLSSGKMGVALAEAFCREGFYVEVITAMGLEPPYYIKSHKVLTAKEMLNKAIELAKDFDIIVSSAAISDFTVEAFEGKLSSEEEPILKLKKNPKVLEELRKIYKDKIIIGFKAEYNLNEEELINRAKERLNKYNLNMIIANDLSKHYFGDDYIKVYIVTKEDVKKISGSKKEVAEKIVEKVKKLVKS; encoded by the coding sequence ATGCATCCAACTAAACTATTAAAAGGGACTAAATCAAAACTCTTAGAAGGTAAAAAAATCTTGGTTGCTGTAACTTCATCAATAGCCGCTATAGAAACACCAAAGTTGCTGAGAGAGTTAATAAGGCATGGAGCAGAGGTTTATTGCATCATTACAGAAGAAACTAAAAAAATTATTGGCAAAGATGCTTTAAAATTTGGTTGTGGAAATGAGGTTTATGAGGAGATAACTGGAGATATTGAACATATACTGCTTTATAATGAGTGCGACTGCCTCTTAATATACCCAGCAACGGCCAATATAATCTCAAAAATAAACTTAGGAATTGCTGATAATATTGTAAATACAACAGCTTTAATGTTTTTTGGAAATAAACCAATAATTATTGTCCCAGCAATGCATGAAAACATGTTCAATGCCATTAAAAGGCATATAGATGAGCTTAAAGAGAAAGATAACATTTATGTAATATCACCAAAGTTTGAGGAAGGGAAGGCAAAAGTTGCAAGTATAGAGGACGTTGTTAAAGCAGTAATTGACATCATTGGAAACAACTTAAAAAAAGAGGGAAACAGAGTTTTAATATTAAATGGAGGGACTGTTGAGTTTATAGATAAAGTTAGAGTTATAACAAATTTATCATCTGGAAAGATGGGTGTTGCATTAGCTGAGGCTTTCTGTAGAGAAGGATTTTATGTTGAGGTCATAACAGCTATGGGTTTAGAGCCTCCTTATTATATAAAGAGCCATAAGGTTTTAACTGCCAAAGAGATGCTAAATAAAGCTATAGAGCTTGCTAAGGACTTTGATATTATCGTCTCATCAGCAGCAATATCTGATTTTACAGTTGAGGCATTTGAAGGAAAGTTGAGCTCTGAAGAAGAGCCAATATTAAAGCTAAAGAAAAATCCAAAGGTTTTAGAAGAGTTGAGGAAGATTTATAAGGATAAGATAATTATTGGATTTAAAGCAGAGTATAATTTAAATGAGGAGGAGCTTATAAATAGGGCTAAGGAGAGATTAAATAAATATAACTTAAATATGATTATTGCCAACGATTTAAGTAAGCACTACTTTGGAGATGACTATATCAAGGTTTATATTGTAACAAAAGAAGATGTTAAAAAAATCTCTGGCTCTAAAAAAGAGGTTGCTGAAAAGATTGTGGAAAAAGTTAAAAAATTGGTGAAATCATGA
- a CDS encoding preprotein translocase subunit Sec61beta, translated as MSKREETGLATSAGLIRYMDETFSKVRVKPEHVIGLTVAFVIIEAILTYGRFI; from the coding sequence ATGAGTAAAAGAGAAGAAACTGGATTGGCAACAAGTGCTGGATTGATAAGATACATGGATGAAACATTCTCAAAGGTTAGAGTTAAACCAGAGCATGTTATTGGGCTTACTGTAGCATTTGTAATTATTGAGGCAATTTTAACCTATGGTAGATTTATTTAA
- a CDS encoding metallophosphoesterase: protein MIAVISDIHSNLEALKAVLEDIKSKGIKEIVCLGDIVGYGANPNECIELIKELKCKCVVGNHDYGVLGKESLDYFNTYGIIAILWTKNVIKPENLNFLDSLPLIIEEKIKGKKVIFSHANPKYPEIWEYLFPDYVDDAFDCGDLIFIGHSHIPFVNSEEGNLLVHEGKIYLDDDKKYLINPGSVGQPRDGINKASYCIFDEENFKIEIVRVEYDIKEAYEKIVKNGLPEWLGERLFLGR from the coding sequence TTAAAGGCAGTTTTAGAAGATATAAAGAGTAAGGGCATTAAAGAAATTGTGTGCTTAGGAGATATTGTTGGTTATGGAGCAAATCCAAATGAATGCATTGAATTAATAAAAGAACTCAAATGTAAGTGTGTAGTTGGAAATCATGACTATGGAGTTTTAGGAAAAGAGAGCTTAGATTACTTCAATACCTATGGAATTATTGCAATACTATGGACTAAAAATGTTATAAAGCCTGAAAATTTAAACTTTTTAGATTCTCTGCCTCTGATTATTGAAGAAAAGATAAAAGGTAAAAAAGTTATCTTTTCACATGCAAATCCTAAGTATCCAGAGATTTGGGAATATTTATTTCCAGATTACGTTGATGATGCCTTTGACTGCGGAGATTTGATATTTATTGGACATTCTCATATACCATTTGTAAATTCTGAAGAAGGAAATTTATTGGTTCATGAAGGGAAGATATACTTAGATGATGATAAAAAATATCTAATAAACCCCGGAAGTGTAGGACAGCCAAGGGATGGAATAAATAAGGCAAGTTATTGTATCTTTGATGAAGAAAATTTTAAAATAGAGATTGTTAGAGTTGAATATGACATCAAAGAGGCTTATGAGAAAATTGTTAAAAATGGATTGCCAGAATGGTTAGGAGAGAGATTATTTTTAGGAAGATAA